The Halobellus sp. MBLA0158 genome has a window encoding:
- a CDS encoding sensor histidine kinase encodes MPGVPDRDLGALRTVAGLGAAFVLLAAIEVVALLSRGGPLPDGFIVGVVTSLPFAVGLVYGSYRLAASTVSERRYGRIVRWTLGGGAIFLLINVGLMVALPPDLVIVALSWARWALAIGAGVGFLVGVFEARAIERELAAERIRLKQEELQRERDRLEEFAGVVSHDLRNPLNVASGHVTLLEQKRLPDCDGCEDHIETIQSSLDRMETIIDDTLTLAREGRAVGETSRVELASVATESWAAVDTADAELAVETDAAVRADPDRLRHVFENLFRNSIEHAGDDVTVRVGALEDGSGFFVADDGPGIPEGDRDRVLEAGYTSRDSGSGLGLAIVEQIAGAHGWTVTVAESDGGGARFEFRGVDSA; translated from the coding sequence ATGCCGGGGGTTCCCGATCGTGATCTGGGTGCGTTGCGCACGGTCGCGGGTCTGGGCGCCGCGTTCGTCCTCCTGGCCGCGATCGAGGTCGTCGCCCTGCTCTCGCGCGGCGGCCCGCTCCCGGACGGCTTCATCGTCGGCGTGGTCACGTCCCTCCCTTTCGCTGTCGGCCTCGTCTACGGGAGCTACCGGCTCGCCGCGAGCACGGTGTCCGAGCGCCGGTACGGGCGGATCGTCCGCTGGACGCTCGGCGGCGGCGCGATCTTCCTTCTCATCAACGTCGGGCTGATGGTCGCCCTCCCGCCCGACCTCGTGATCGTCGCGCTCAGTTGGGCGCGGTGGGCGCTCGCCATCGGCGCCGGCGTCGGCTTCCTGGTCGGCGTGTTCGAGGCCCGGGCCATCGAGCGCGAGCTCGCGGCCGAGCGAATCCGGCTCAAGCAGGAGGAACTCCAGCGCGAGCGCGACCGCCTCGAGGAGTTCGCCGGCGTCGTCTCCCACGACCTCCGGAACCCGCTGAACGTCGCGAGCGGCCACGTGACCCTGCTCGAACAGAAGCGACTGCCCGACTGCGACGGCTGTGAGGACCACATCGAGACCATCCAGTCGTCGCTCGACCGGATGGAGACGATCATCGACGACACCCTCACGCTCGCCCGCGAGGGGCGGGCGGTCGGCGAGACGAGCCGGGTCGAACTCGCCTCCGTCGCCACCGAGTCGTGGGCCGCCGTCGACACCGCCGACGCGGAGTTGGCGGTCGAGACCGACGCGGCGGTTCGGGCCGATCCGGACCGGCTCCGTCACGTCTTCGAGAACCTCTTTCGGAACTCGATCGAACACGCCGGCGACGACGTGACCGTCCGCGTGGGCGCGCTCGAAGACGGCTCGGGGTTCTTCGTCGCCGACGACGGCCCCGGGATCCCCGAGGGCGACCGCGACCGGGTCCTCGAAGCCGGCTACACCTCGCGGGACTCCGGGAGCGGCCTCGGTCTCGCGATCGTCGAACAGATCGCCGGGGCGCACGGCTGGACGGTCACGGTCGCCGAAAGCGACGGCGGCGGCGCCCGCTTCGAGTTCAGGGGCGTCGACAGCGCGTGA
- a CDS encoding MBL fold metallo-hydrolase — MRVTLLGTGDTTGTPTVGCDCDTCAEARRRGIERTRFSVHVENERTGESLLVDFSPDFRHQFLTQEVPLPDAGIVTHIHFDHLDGLGNAYRLLDDLPVYAADETDPQTGESVAETVTRKYDYLDRVRVHPRTPLEPFEVCGLEVTLVPVEHPPLVCYGLAIEDPETGAKLSLSGDTNYAVPEASRAVLRDPDLFLADGIVPAALCEHHPLGGDHHDDRGVPRTFGSKHMTREGAIDLAEDLAAAETRIVHTAHFYPAEEAFAEPLAVDGETYEL; from the coding sequence ATGCGGGTCACGCTCCTCGGAACGGGCGACACCACCGGGACGCCGACCGTCGGCTGCGACTGCGACACCTGCGCCGAGGCGCGGCGCCGGGGGATCGAGCGCACGCGCTTTTCGGTCCACGTCGAGAACGAGCGCACCGGCGAGTCGCTGCTCGTCGACTTCAGCCCCGACTTCCGCCATCAGTTTCTCACCCAGGAGGTGCCGCTCCCCGACGCCGGCATCGTCACCCACATTCACTTCGACCACCTCGACGGGCTCGGCAACGCATACCGGCTGCTCGACGACCTCCCGGTCTACGCCGCCGATGAGACCGACCCGCAGACGGGCGAGAGCGTCGCCGAGACCGTGACGCGGAAGTACGACTACCTCGACCGGGTGCGCGTCCACCCCCGGACGCCGCTGGAGCCCTTCGAGGTCTGCGGGCTGGAGGTGACGCTCGTCCCCGTCGAACACCCGCCGCTCGTCTGCTACGGGCTCGCGATCGAGGACCCCGAGACGGGCGCGAAGCTCTCGCTGTCGGGCGACACCAACTACGCCGTCCCCGAGGCGTCGCGGGCGGTCCTGCGCGATCCGGACCTGTTCCTCGCCGACGGGATCGTCCCCGCCGCGCTCTGCGAGCACCACCCGCTCGGCGGCGACCACCACGACGACCGCGGCGTCCCCCGGACGTTCGGCTCGAAGCACATGACCCGCGAGGGCGCGATCGACCTCGCCGAGGACCTCGCTGCCGCGGAGACGCGGATCGTCCACACCGCCCACTTCTATCCGGCCGAGGAAGCGTTCGCCGAACCGCTCGCCGTCGACGGCGAGACCTACGAGCTGTGA
- a CDS encoding outer membrane protein assembly factor BamB family protein, producing the protein MVPSDSHPRQSDLGRLSRRRLLALACTAAAGGLAGCNAVTGRDDPADLHAGDWHAYGNGPENGNRVSGGAPEPTEHAPLYPADWSYAPPVVDGEIVYFAAEREAVAIGFDGRERWSRRLGGEAFGAPALDPDRGRLYVPTRGGEQGGSPSDGADAASVVALSVDGGDVIDTHRVGDGATYGVTVVDGDVYARSATACVRLGPDGTERWRVSLEPLVYDEYNLGDSTATQIPPAVADDGVYVPDRDALVRLDRESGEERWRVSVDTPYAASVVDDRGVVQTGWQETVAVDRAGEERWRRDLHSRAAAAVDGDDVYVVAGDLYELDAESGESNWHAHVPSEGTAAPVVTDDSVVVAGSGVRAFRRDAGGILSPERLRWRADSVHVTAYASPVIAAGGLLAVGPFGLQVLDTGD; encoded by the coding sequence ATGGTCCCCTCCGATTCGCACCCGCGGCAGTCAGATCTCGGGCGGCTCTCGCGGCGTCGGCTCCTCGCGCTCGCGTGTACCGCCGCGGCCGGCGGCCTCGCCGGCTGCAACGCCGTGACCGGCCGCGACGACCCCGCCGACCTACACGCCGGCGACTGGCACGCCTACGGCAACGGCCCCGAGAACGGAAATCGCGTGAGCGGCGGCGCGCCCGAGCCCACCGAGCACGCGCCGCTGTATCCCGCAGACTGGTCGTACGCGCCGCCGGTCGTCGACGGCGAAATCGTGTACTTCGCCGCGGAGCGGGAGGCCGTCGCGATCGGATTCGACGGGAGGGAGCGGTGGAGCCGACGGCTCGGCGGCGAGGCGTTCGGGGCGCCCGCGCTCGATCCCGACCGGGGGCGCCTGTACGTGCCGACGCGCGGCGGCGAACAGGGCGGTTCTCCGAGCGACGGCGCGGACGCGGCGTCGGTGGTCGCGCTCTCGGTCGACGGCGGCGACGTCATCGACACCCACCGCGTCGGCGACGGGGCCACCTACGGCGTCACGGTCGTCGACGGCGACGTCTACGCGCGGAGCGCGACGGCCTGCGTCCGGCTCGGCCCGGACGGCACCGAGCGCTGGCGAGTGTCGCTGGAGCCGCTCGTCTACGACGAGTACAACCTCGGCGACTCGACCGCGACGCAGATCCCGCCCGCCGTCGCGGACGACGGGGTCTACGTCCCCGACCGGGACGCGCTCGTCCGGCTCGACCGCGAGAGCGGCGAGGAACGCTGGCGGGTCTCCGTCGACACGCCGTACGCCGCGTCGGTCGTCGACGACCGCGGCGTCGTACAGACGGGGTGGCAGGAGACGGTCGCGGTCGACCGCGCCGGCGAGGAGCGGTGGCGTCGCGACCTCCACAGCCGCGCCGCGGCCGCAGTCGACGGCGACGACGTCTACGTCGTCGCGGGTGACCTCTACGAACTCGACGCCGAGTCGGGGGAGTCGAACTGGCACGCGCACGTGCCGAGCGAGGGCACCGCCGCCCCCGTGGTGACAGACGACAGCGTCGTCGTCGCGGGGAGCGGCGTCCGGGCGTTCCGCCGGGACGCCGGGGGCATTCTCAGCCCGGAGCGACTCCGCTGGCGGGCGGACTCGGTTCACGTGACCGCGTACGCATCGCCCGTGATCGCGGCCGGGGGGCTGCTCGCCGTGGGACCGTTCGGATTGCAGGTGCTCGATACCGGAGACTGA
- a CDS encoding ATP-binding protein: MSNRALEVVEFLLTAHLYTDDRDLDENDLPPRYRRVFWSDPDADDEDDDADDPDSGVVGIERPLVVTESVARKATGVEHPWDAVSDLLFTQREDFSGRISLTQPEMAIEWFLDRADRERIETNPTIAAAVEDRDDVDVTHAEAREHTRPIQADRVWIDSLLEEYFDEEEDAEMLDLVQVRAPEEIEMTLDDLVLTTDQEGEIQKLMQAIEHREYLAEIGLREIGKILFVGPPGTGKTTVSRALAHELGLPFVEVKLSMITSQYLGETAKNVEKTFEVAKRLSPCILFIDEFDSVAKTRRSDEHAALKRAVNTLLKSIDDISLIRDEVILIGATNHPDQLDSAAWRRFDEIVNFPKPDEQMRADILRIITKRMDIADFDPEEAAELTEGLTGSDLRMVLREAVLEALTEERTTLTQDDIVEAVEDFEERDNLKNMDMMSDGEQLVAGDGGGSDGHSHDHDHAHDH; the protein is encoded by the coding sequence ATGAGTAACCGGGCTCTCGAAGTTGTCGAGTTCCTCCTCACGGCACACCTCTACACCGACGACCGTGACCTCGACGAGAACGATCTCCCGCCCCGCTACCGCCGCGTCTTCTGGTCCGACCCCGATGCCGACGACGAAGACGACGACGCCGACGACCCCGACTCGGGCGTCGTCGGGATCGAGCGACCGCTCGTCGTCACCGAGAGCGTCGCCCGGAAGGCGACCGGCGTCGAACACCCCTGGGATGCAGTCTCGGATCTGCTGTTCACCCAGCGCGAGGACTTCTCCGGCCGGATCTCTCTGACGCAGCCGGAGATGGCGATCGAGTGGTTCCTCGACCGGGCCGATAGGGAACGGATAGAGACGAACCCGACGATCGCCGCGGCCGTCGAGGACCGCGACGACGTCGACGTGACCCACGCCGAGGCGCGCGAGCACACCCGCCCGATCCAGGCCGACCGGGTCTGGATCGACAGCCTGCTGGAGGAGTACTTCGACGAGGAGGAAGACGCCGAGATGCTGGACCTCGTCCAGGTCCGCGCCCCCGAGGAGATCGAGATGACCCTCGACGACCTCGTGCTGACGACCGATCAGGAGGGCGAGATCCAGAAGCTGATGCAGGCGATCGAACACCGCGAGTACCTCGCGGAGATCGGCCTGCGCGAGATCGGGAAGATCCTCTTCGTCGGGCCGCCCGGAACGGGCAAGACCACCGTCTCGCGGGCGCTCGCGCACGAACTCGGCCTCCCCTTCGTCGAGGTGAAGCTCTCGATGATCACGAGCCAGTACCTCGGCGAGACGGCGAAGAACGTCGAGAAGACCTTCGAGGTGGCGAAGCGGCTCTCGCCGTGCATCCTCTTCATCGACGAGTTCGACTCCGTGGCGAAGACGCGCCGCTCCGACGAGCACGCGGCGCTGAAGCGCGCGGTCAACACGCTGCTCAAGAGCATCGACGACATCTCGCTCATCCGCGACGAGGTTATCCTCATCGGCGCGACGAACCACCCCGACCAACTGGACTCGGCGGCGTGGCGGCGCTTCGACGAGATCGTGAACTTCCCCAAGCCCGACGAGCAGATGCGTGCGGACATCCTCCGGATCATCACAAAGCGGATGGACATCGCCGACTTCGACCCCGAGGAGGCGGCCGAACTGACCGAGGGGCTCACCGGCTCGGACCTCCGGATGGTCCTCCGGGAGGCCGTGTTGGAGGCGCTGACCGAAGAGCGGACGACGCTCACCCAAGACGACATCGTCGAAGCCGTCGAGGACTTCGAAGAGCGCGACAACCTCAAGAATATGGATATGATGTCCGACGGCGAACAGCTGGTCGCGGGCGACGGCGGCGGCTCCGACGGCCACTCGCACGATCACGATCACGCCCACGACCACTAA
- a CDS encoding thiolase family protein has product MPTPVIAAARRTPFGKAGGVFADVRSEDLSVALVDHLLDEHGLESDDIDDLMWGVAQQRGEQDNNVARVIALLSDLGESVPATSINRWCASSMQAITSAADAIAAGNRECIIAGGVESMSRVPMDGDSYQHLHPELSERYNVFQLQMGMTAEKVAEEYDVSREAQDEYALRSHRRAAEATESGKFAAEIVPFEVDGETVSEDEGIRPDTSLEALSGLSPAFTGDGTVTAGNSSQMTDGAAATLVTSRAFAEERGLDVLAEVGTNAVAGVDPTVMGIGPVPATRALLERAGTDIDDYGLVELNEAFASQCVYARRELGIDEERYNVNGGAIAIGHPLGASGARLPVTLLHEMERRDVERGLATLCVGFGQGQAIEFLR; this is encoded by the coding sequence ATGCCGACACCTGTGATCGCCGCCGCGCGCCGAACCCCGTTCGGGAAGGCCGGCGGCGTCTTCGCGGACGTCCGAAGCGAGGACCTCTCTGTGGCGCTCGTCGACCATCTCCTCGACGAGCACGGACTGGAGAGCGACGACATCGACGACCTGATGTGGGGCGTCGCCCAGCAGCGGGGCGAACAGGACAACAACGTCGCCCGCGTGATCGCGCTACTTTCCGACCTCGGAGAGTCGGTCCCGGCGACGTCGATCAACCGCTGGTGTGCCTCCTCGATGCAGGCGATCACCTCCGCGGCGGACGCGATCGCGGCGGGCAACCGCGAGTGCATCATCGCCGGCGGCGTCGAATCGATGTCGCGGGTGCCGATGGACGGCGACTCCTACCAGCACCTCCACCCGGAGCTCTCGGAGCGGTACAACGTCTTCCAGCTCCAGATGGGGATGACCGCCGAGAAGGTCGCCGAGGAGTACGACGTCTCCCGCGAGGCCCAAGACGAGTACGCGCTCCGCTCGCACCGGCGGGCCGCCGAGGCCACCGAGTCAGGGAAGTTCGCCGCGGAGATCGTCCCGTTCGAGGTCGACGGCGAGACGGTGAGCGAAGACGAGGGGATCCGTCCGGACACCTCCCTGGAGGCGCTGTCGGGCCTGTCGCCGGCGTTCACCGGCGACGGGACCGTCACGGCGGGCAACTCCTCGCAGATGACAGACGGCGCGGCCGCGACGCTCGTCACCTCGCGGGCGTTCGCCGAGGAGCGCGGCCTCGACGTCCTCGCCGAAGTGGGGACCAACGCCGTCGCGGGCGTCGATCCGACGGTGATGGGGATCGGCCCCGTTCCCGCCACGCGGGCGCTCTTGGAGCGGGCCGGCACCGACATCGACGACTACGGCCTCGTCGAACTGAACGAGGCGTTCGCGAGCCAGTGCGTCTACGCTCGGCGGGAACTCGGGATCGACGAGGAGCGGTACAACGTCAACGGCGGCGCCATCGCCATCGGACACCCGCTCGGCGCCTCGGGCGCGCGGCTGCCCGTGACGCTCCTCCACGAGATGGAGCGGCGGGACGTAGAGCGCGGGCTGGCGACGCTGTGTGTCGGCTTCGGACAGGGCCAAGCGATCGAGTTCCTGCGGTAG
- a CDS encoding cation:proton antiporter domain-containing protein, with the protein MATGGGANLIPIVAAIIGIGVIAQILSDRYRVPSVVFLIASGILLGPEVLGVVGPNSFGNALSAIVGLSVAIIVFEGAFHLRIAKLREAPAATLKLITVGAAIALLGTAAAVHVLLGASWPLAFLIGALLVATGPTVVTPILEVVPARDRVEAALETEGIVNDVTAAILAVVIFEAIVTDVTAPTELLRLFAERLGIGILVGGLVAGVLLYGIRYVDLSPGNAPQNARLLVLAGALVSYGAADAIATEAGIAAVATAGILLGNAEIPYEEEISAFKGDVTLVVLSFVFIALAALLEFDILRTIGPRGLLVTAVVALVLRPALVFLSAYGDRFSTGEKWFMSLVGPRGIIPASVATLFAIELRNAGFTEAADTLVGTVFLVILVTVVVEGGFARQIAEYLDIIPMRVLIIGGGTVGRTLAERLEGRGENVVLIEQDPETVETARNAGFTVHHGDGTDTDVLRSAGAENARIVVGATGNDDVNLLVSQLASSKFDPETILARVNNPDNAEAFEELGVRPISATLATAQAMDNYIERPSMMDWMSEIGRSGDVQEIDVTSEEIIGRTVREIGPELPDDCLITLVQRDGVTRVPDADCTLEEGDRITIIGGKEEVQEAIEFVHPDK; encoded by the coding sequence GTGGCGACTGGCGGCGGGGCGAACCTCATCCCCATCGTCGCGGCGATCATCGGGATCGGCGTGATCGCGCAGATCCTCTCGGACCGGTACCGGGTCCCGAGCGTCGTGTTCCTCATCGCCTCGGGGATCCTCCTCGGCCCGGAGGTCCTCGGCGTCGTCGGTCCGAACTCCTTCGGGAACGCGCTGTCGGCCATCGTCGGGCTCTCGGTCGCGATCATCGTCTTCGAGGGCGCCTTCCACCTGCGGATCGCGAAGCTTCGTGAGGCCCCGGCGGCGACGCTGAAGCTCATCACCGTCGGCGCCGCCATCGCGCTCCTCGGGACCGCCGCGGCCGTTCACGTCCTCCTCGGGGCGTCGTGGCCGCTGGCGTTCCTGATCGGCGCCCTGCTCGTCGCGACCGGGCCGACGGTCGTCACCCCGATCCTGGAGGTCGTCCCCGCGCGGGACCGCGTCGAGGCCGCCCTCGAAACCGAGGGGATCGTCAACGACGTGACGGCGGCGATCCTCGCGGTCGTCATCTTCGAGGCGATCGTCACGGACGTCACCGCGCCGACCGAACTCCTCCGGCTGTTCGCCGAGCGGCTCGGCATCGGCATCCTCGTCGGCGGCCTCGTGGCGGGCGTCCTCCTGTACGGGATCCGCTACGTCGATCTGTCGCCGGGGAACGCGCCGCAGAACGCCCGGCTGCTCGTCCTCGCGGGCGCGCTCGTCTCCTACGGCGCCGCCGACGCCATCGCGACGGAGGCCGGGATCGCGGCGGTCGCGACCGCCGGCATCCTGCTCGGCAACGCCGAGATCCCCTACGAGGAGGAGATCTCGGCGTTCAAAGGCGACGTGACGCTCGTCGTCCTCTCGTTCGTCTTCATCGCGCTCGCGGCGCTGTTGGAGTTCGACATCCTGCGGACGATCGGGCCCAGAGGCCTGCTCGTCACCGCAGTCGTCGCGCTCGTGCTCCGCCCGGCGCTCGTCTTCCTCTCTGCGTACGGCGACCGCTTCAGCACCGGCGAGAAGTGGTTTATGAGCCTCGTCGGCCCCCGCGGGATCATCCCCGCGTCGGTCGCGACGCTCTTCGCCATCGAACTCCGGAACGCGGGGTTCACCGAGGCGGCCGACACCCTCGTCGGGACGGTCTTTCTCGTCATCCTCGTCACGGTCGTCGTCGAAGGCGGATTCGCCCGTCAGATAGCCGAATACCTGGACATCATCCCAATGCGCGTACTCATCATCGGAGGCGGCACGGTGGGCCGGACGCTCGCCGAACGCCTCGAAGGCCGCGGAGAGAACGTAGTGCTCATCGAACAGGACCCCGAGACCGTCGAGACCGCCCGCAACGCCGGCTTCACCGTCCACCACGGCGACGGGACCGACACGGACGTCCTCCGGTCTGCGGGCGCCGAAAACGCCCGGATCGTCGTCGGCGCGACCGGCAACGACGACGTGAATCTGCTGGTCTCACAGCTCGCCAGCTCGAAGTTCGACCCCGAGACGATCCTCGCGCGGGTGAACAACCCCGACAACGCCGAGGCGTTCGAGGAGCTGGGCGTCCGGCCCATCTCGGCCACGCTCGCGACCGCCCAGGCGATGGACAACTACATCGAGCGCCCGTCGATGATGGACTGGATGAGCGAGATCGGCCGCTCTGGCGACGTCCAGGAGATCGACGTCACCTCCGAGGAGATCATCGGCCGGACGGTCCGCGAGATCGGCCCCGAACTCCCCGACGACTGCCTGATCACGCTCGTCCAGCGCGACGGCGTCACCCGCGTCCCCGACGCGGACTGCACGCTCGAAGAGGGCGACCGCATCACGATCATCGGCGGCAAGGAGGAGGTCCAGGAAGCGATCGAGTTCGTCCACCCCGACAAGTAG
- a CDS encoding AMP-dependent synthetase/ligase — protein MSWREAEAAFDDDALGEETLGRMFEESAERHAASGAQRYKGGIYDRSLVSSGAVAAAPDGEFAELTYAEMREIVRALAAGFRSLGVGASDRVGVLSDTRMEWAQTDFALLAAGAVVTTVYTSSSESQVEYLLSDPDAAGVVVENAELLSRVLAVEEDLDLSFVVVVDDLPDGSGMAGAVRDRDDVLSLGEVYERGAETFDSDAYESWLDARGPDDLASLIYTSGTTGQPKGVELTHRNFRANVNQCYRRFGPRPDRPTPSVSAASTTLSFLPLAHVFERLAGHFLMFAAGATVAYAESPDTLREDFQLVRPTVGTSVPRVYEKLYDAIRSQASSSPLRRRIFEWAVDVGTAHQAADDPGALLSLKHDLADRLVFSQVREALGGRVEFFISGGGSLSPELCRLYHAMDLPILEGYGLTETAPVVSVNPPEAPKVGTIGPPLQDIEVDLDASLVPEETGAAGGDVGELLVRGPNVSSGYWNRPDDTERAFTDDGWFRTGDIVELRPDGYLAFRERAKQLIVLSTGKNVAPGPIEDAFAASPVVEQCFVLGDGRKFVSALIVPNFAGLREWADGAGVDLPEDPEAVVRDDRVRERIEREVDGVNEGLESHERIKRFRLVAEEFSAESDTLTPTMKKKRRNILDRYGDQIEMLYEDD, from the coding sequence ATGTCGTGGCGGGAGGCCGAGGCGGCGTTTGATGACGACGCCCTCGGCGAGGAGACGCTGGGCCGGATGTTCGAAGAAAGCGCCGAGCGGCACGCGGCGTCGGGCGCACAGCGGTACAAGGGCGGAATCTACGACCGATCGCTCGTCTCCAGCGGCGCCGTCGCGGCGGCGCCGGACGGCGAGTTCGCCGAACTGACCTACGCCGAGATGCGCGAGATCGTCCGCGCGCTCGCCGCGGGCTTCCGGTCGCTCGGGGTCGGCGCCAGCGACCGCGTCGGCGTCCTCTCGGACACGCGGATGGAGTGGGCCCAGACCGACTTCGCGCTGCTCGCGGCCGGCGCCGTCGTCACCACCGTCTACACCTCCTCCTCGGAGTCCCAGGTCGAGTACCTCCTCTCGGACCCCGACGCCGCCGGCGTCGTCGTCGAGAACGCCGAGCTGCTCTCGCGCGTCCTCGCGGTCGAGGAGGATCTCGATCTCTCCTTCGTCGTCGTCGTCGACGACCTCCCCGACGGGAGCGGGATGGCCGGCGCGGTCCGCGACCGCGACGACGTCCTCTCGCTCGGCGAGGTGTACGAACGCGGAGCCGAGACCTTCGATTCCGACGCCTACGAGTCGTGGCTCGATGCCCGCGGTCCCGACGACCTCGCGTCGCTGATCTACACCTCGGGCACGACTGGCCAGCCGAAGGGCGTCGAACTCACACACCGCAATTTCCGCGCGAACGTGAATCAGTGCTACCGGCGGTTCGGTCCGCGGCCGGACCGTCCGACGCCCTCGGTGTCGGCGGCCTCGACGACGCTTTCGTTCCTGCCGCTGGCGCACGTCTTCGAGCGGCTCGCGGGCCACTTCCTGATGTTCGCCGCCGGCGCGACCGTCGCCTACGCCGAGAGCCCGGACACGCTTCGGGAGGACTTCCAGTTGGTCCGGCCGACCGTGGGCACGAGCGTCCCGCGCGTCTACGAGAAGCTCTACGACGCGATCCGGTCGCAGGCGTCGTCGTCGCCGCTCCGTCGCCGCATCTTCGAGTGGGCGGTCGACGTCGGGACGGCACACCAAGCGGCGGACGACCCCGGCGCGCTGCTCTCGCTGAAACACGACCTCGCGGACCGGCTCGTGTTCTCGCAGGTGCGCGAGGCCCTCGGCGGGCGCGTCGAGTTCTTCATCAGCGGCGGCGGGAGCCTCTCGCCGGAGCTCTGCCGGCTGTACCACGCGATGGACCTCCCGATCTTGGAGGGCTACGGCCTCACCGAGACCGCCCCCGTGGTCTCGGTCAATCCGCCCGAGGCGCCGAAGGTGGGCACGATCGGCCCGCCGCTCCAGGACATCGAGGTCGATCTCGACGCGAGCCTCGTCCCCGAGGAGACCGGCGCGGCCGGCGGCGACGTGGGCGAACTGCTCGTCCGCGGGCCGAACGTCTCCTCGGGCTACTGGAACCGCCCCGACGACACCGAGCGCGCGTTCACCGACGACGGGTGGTTCCGCACCGGCGACATCGTCGAACTGCGTCCGGACGGCTACCTCGCCTTCCGCGAGCGAGCGAAGCAGCTCATCGTCCTCTCGACGGGCAAGAACGTCGCGCCCGGCCCGATCGAGGACGCCTTCGCCGCCAGTCCCGTCGTCGAGCAGTGCTTCGTCCTCGGCGACGGCCGGAAGTTCGTCTCCGCGCTGATCGTCCCGAACTTCGCGGGGCTCCGCGAGTGGGCCGACGGCGCGGGCGTCGACCTCCCCGAGGACCCGGAGGCCGTCGTCCGCGATGACCGCGTCCGCGAGCGCATCGAGCGGGAGGTCGACGGCGTCAACGAGGGCCTCGAATCCCACGAGCGGATCAAGCGCTTCCGGCTCGTCGCCGAGGAGTTCTCCGCCGAGAGCGACACGCTGACGCCGACGATGAAGAAGAAGCGCCGCAACATCCTCGACCGATACGGCGACCAGATCGAGATGCTCTACGAGGACGACTGA
- a CDS encoding AzlD domain-containing protein, which translates to MPAEYGPLAVWGAIVALGVCTFAIRGSFIYLFGRIDDVPDRLVHALRFVPPAVLAALAVPAIVAPGGTVALVGNERLLAGIVAAAATWYVEDVFATIVAGMATLWLLRFVV; encoded by the coding sequence ATGCCCGCCGAGTACGGTCCGCTCGCGGTCTGGGGCGCGATCGTCGCGCTGGGCGTCTGTACCTTCGCGATCCGGGGGTCGTTCATCTACCTGTTCGGCCGGATCGACGACGTCCCCGACCGCCTCGTCCACGCGCTCCGGTTCGTGCCGCCCGCCGTGCTCGCGGCGCTGGCGGTCCCGGCGATCGTCGCGCCCGGGGGGACGGTCGCGCTCGTCGGCAACGAGCGCCTCCTCGCCGGGATCGTCGCGGCCGCGGCCACCTGGTACGTCGAGGACGTCTTCGCGACCATCGTCGCCGGGATGGCGACGCTGTGGCTGCTGCGGTTCGTCGTCTAA
- a CDS encoding AzlC family ABC transporter permease, whose product MSRASLPPEVARGLRDAGPVLIGFVPFGLVAGAAGVDAGLTPLQTIGLSVVVFAGASQLAAIDLFGRNAELLVVVLTGVVINLRMLMYSASIAPRFRPLRAWWKTACAYVLTDQAYALSIARYSDEDLSPSERRNYYLTVAVSLWLLWQVCTILGIVVGARVPDSWGLEFAVPLVFLGLLVPTVTSPPKAVAAIVGGTVALAGSVFAAPFNLGLIAGGVVGVVAGVATDAVLGSADDEADSEPGGGH is encoded by the coding sequence GTGTCCCGCGCTTCGCTCCCGCCAGAGGTCGCCCGCGGCCTCCGCGACGCCGGTCCCGTCCTGATCGGATTCGTCCCGTTCGGGCTGGTGGCCGGCGCCGCGGGCGTCGACGCCGGCCTCACGCCCCTCCAGACGATTGGCCTCTCGGTCGTCGTCTTCGCCGGCGCGTCCCAACTGGCCGCGATCGACCTGTTCGGACGGAACGCCGAGTTGCTGGTGGTCGTCCTCACCGGCGTCGTGATCAATCTCCGGATGCTGATGTACTCGGCGTCGATCGCGCCGCGCTTCCGGCCGCTCCGGGCGTGGTGGAAGACCGCCTGCGCGTACGTCCTGACCGACCAGGCCTACGCGCTCTCTATCGCCCGGTACAGCGACGAGGACCTCTCCCCCTCGGAGCGGCGCAACTACTACCTCACGGTGGCGGTGTCGCTGTGGCTCCTCTGGCAGGTCTGTACGATCCTCGGAATCGTCGTCGGCGCGCGCGTCCCCGACTCGTGGGGCCTGGAGTTCGCGGTCCCGCTCGTCTTCCTGGGTCTCTTGGTCCCGACTGTCACCTCCCCGCCGAAGGCCGTCGCGGCGATCGTCGGCGGGACGGTCGCGCTCGCGGGGAGCGTCTTCGCCGCGCCGTTCAACCTCGGCCTCATCGCCGGAGGCGTCGTCGGCGTCGTCGCCGGCGTCGCCACCGACGCGGTCCTGGGATCGGCCGACGACGAGGCGGATTCGGAGCCGGGAGGTGGGCACTGA